The Knoellia sp. S7-12 region TCGACTCCGCCCAGGGCTTTTGCTGGCGATCGAGCCGTGGGTCATGGCCGGCACCGACGAGCTCGTCACGGACAACGACGGCTGGACCCTGCGCAGCGCCACCGGCTCCCGGACGGCACATAGCGAGCACACGATCGCCATCACCGACGACGGAGCCGAGATCCTCACGCTGCCGAGCAGGCGCGACTGAAGCAACACACTCGGGGGTTGCTCATCCAGCGGCCGCCGCGATCTGCGCGAAGTGGACCCGATTGGGGTGGTCGTGCCAGCGGGTCATACGCTTCCGCGATGACGTCGTTGGTGCTCCGCCGGGTGCGGATCGTTCCGGTCGGTGATGGTCCCGCTCCCACGGGAGAGGTCGACCTGCGCATCGTCGGTGATCGGGTTGTTGAGTTGGGGCCCGACCTGCGCCCTGACGCCGCCGATGAGGTGCTCGACGCCGAAGGCCGATGGCTCATCCCCGGCCTGTGGGACCAGCACGTCCACCTCGGACAGTGGGCCGCCACGGCGGGTCGGCTCGACCTCTCATCAACGACCAGCCCGGAGGACGCCGTCCGCCGCATCAGCGCCGAGGTCGGTGCTCGTCGCGGGGGAGCGCCCGGCACGGTGATCCAGGGTTTCGGTCACCGCGCGGCCGCCTGGGACCGCCAGCCAACGGTCGCCCAGCTCGACGCCGTCAGTGGCGACACCCCGGTCGTCCTCATCAGCGGCGACGCCCACCACGGCTGGCTCAACTCCGCAGCGTTGCGCCTGCTCGACGTCCCACCACGTGACGGCGTCATCGAGGAGAACGAGTGGTTCCCCGTCTTCGCCCGCCTCGACGAGGCGACGATGACCGCGGAAGGCAGGCGGACGGCATACGCCAAGGTTCTCGACGCTGCCGTGCATCGCGGAATCGTCGGCGTGCGCGAATTCGAGTGGGCTGACAACGCCACCGACTGGGCTGAGCGTTCCGACTCCGGTCTCGCCGTGGTCCGGGTGCGCACAGCGACGTATGCCGCCGGGCTGGCTGACACGATCGCCGCCGGTCGCCGCAGTGGTGATGTCCTCGACCGCGCCGGGCTCATCACCATGGGGCCGCTCAAGATCATCAGCGACGGGTCGCTCAACACACGCACGGCCTTCTGCCACGACCCCTACGTCGGCGACGACGTCCTCGAGTTCCCGCGAGGGCGCGCCAACAACTCACCCGAGGAGCTCGGCGAGCTGCTCGCCCGGGCGACGCAGAACGGCCTGGACGTCGCGGTGCACGCCATTGGCGACGCTGCGGTCGGGATCGCGCTGGATGCCTTCTCGCGCACCGGTGCTCGCGGAACGATTGAGCATGCCCAGCTGGTCGCTCCTGCCGACGTGACGCGCATGGCCGCGCTGGGTGTTGTCGCCAGCGTGCAGCCAGCTCACCTGCTCGACGACCGGGACGTCACCCATCAGTGCTGGCCCGATCGCGTCGACCGCTGCTTCGCCCTCCACTCGATGCTCGCAGCGGGTGTCACGCTCTCCCTGGGCTCCGATGCACCTGTCGCGCCGCTCGATCCGTGGGAGGCCATGGCGGCGGCAGTCCACCGCACCGCCGATGAGCGCGAGGAGTGGAACGCTGCCGAGACGATCACTGTCACGCAGGCGCTCGCGGCCA contains the following coding sequences:
- a CDS encoding amidohydrolase family protein, whose amino-acid sequence is MTSLVLRRVRIVPVGDGPAPTGEVDLRIVGDRVVELGPDLRPDAADEVLDAEGRWLIPGLWDQHVHLGQWAATAGRLDLSSTTSPEDAVRRISAEVGARRGGAPGTVIQGFGHRAAAWDRQPTVAQLDAVSGDTPVVLISGDAHHGWLNSAALRLLDVPPRDGVIEENEWFPVFARLDEATMTAEGRRTAYAKVLDAAVHRGIVGVREFEWADNATDWAERSDSGLAVVRVRTATYAAGLADTIAAGRRSGDVLDRAGLITMGPLKIISDGSLNTRTAFCHDPYVGDDVLEFPRGRANNSPEELGELLARATQNGLDVAVHAIGDAAVGIALDAFSRTGARGTIEHAQLVAPADVTRMAALGVVASVQPAHLLDDRDVTHQCWPDRVDRCFALHSMLAAGVTLSLGSDAPVAPLDPWEAMAAAVHRTADEREEWNAAETITVTQALAASVDRAPTVGVGSLADFALVESDPRAAGESGAEVAAHLRAMVVGATVIGGQVAQRSY